In Pirellulales bacterium, the following proteins share a genomic window:
- a CDS encoding glycosyltransferase family 2 protein, whose translation MLADDCDLAGLSTGVASARHNAPTDFWQPEDDADVLAATCSGGGNRGSSAAVSVVFSFFNEQDVLPELIRRTCAVFDGLCQSGTIGDYELIFVNDASTDGSEQLLRAEIERRPKVRLVNMSRNFGVSPCVLSGMRHARGDAVIYMDADLQDPPEVIPDLVRVWQRDPEVDVVHTVRRSRAGETRLKLAVTRLGYAILRAVSTIDLPREAGDFKLLSRRAVDLVTQFHEQRPFLRGLVCWIGLKQAKVYYSRQARWSGKTKFHVLGLKVIRNFIDSALISFSDLPLKLSMAAGLFFSAAACVYFVWLLAGWRRGADVPAWSATLAAVFFMGGVQLICVGILGTYIASIFLESKKRPNYIVRDTLGFDDPLAPSSLIPHPSSQSCR comes from the coding sequence ATGCTCGCCGATGACTGCGATCTGGCCGGCCTGTCGACGGGCGTGGCCTCCGCCAGACATAACGCGCCGACCGACTTTTGGCAGCCCGAAGACGACGCCGACGTGCTCGCCGCCACGTGTTCGGGCGGCGGCAATCGCGGGTCGAGCGCCGCCGTTTCCGTCGTGTTCTCGTTCTTTAACGAACAGGACGTGCTGCCGGAGTTGATCCGCCGCACGTGCGCCGTTTTCGACGGACTCTGCCAGTCGGGCACGATCGGCGACTATGAGTTGATCTTCGTCAACGATGCCTCGACCGACGGTTCTGAACAACTGCTGCGGGCCGAGATCGAGCGGCGGCCGAAGGTGCGGCTGGTGAACATGTCGCGCAATTTCGGCGTGTCGCCTTGCGTGCTGTCGGGCATGCGCCATGCCCGTGGCGACGCCGTGATCTACATGGACGCCGACTTGCAAGATCCGCCCGAAGTCATCCCGGATCTGGTGCGAGTGTGGCAACGGGACCCAGAGGTCGACGTCGTCCACACGGTGCGCCGCTCGCGGGCGGGCGAAACGCGGCTCAAGCTGGCGGTCACGCGGCTCGGATATGCCATCCTGCGGGCGGTGTCGACGATCGACTTGCCACGCGAGGCGGGCGATTTCAAACTCCTCTCGCGGCGGGCCGTCGATCTGGTGACCCAGTTTCACGAACAGCGACCGTTCCTGCGCGGCCTTGTCTGCTGGATCGGCTTGAAGCAGGCCAAGGTCTATTACTCGCGGCAGGCCCGTTGGTCGGGCAAAACCAAGTTTCACGTGCTGGGACTGAAGGTCATCCGCAACTTCATCGACTCCGCCCTGATCTCGTTCTCCGACCTGCCGCTCAAGCTGTCGATGGCCGCCGGGTTGTTCTTCTCGGCGGCGGCGTGCGTTTATTTCGTGTGGCTGCTGGCCGGTTGGCGGCGCGGCGCGGACGTGCCCGCCTGGTCGGCCACGTTGGCGGCGGTGTTTTTTATGGGCGGCGTGCAACTGATTTGCGTCGGCATTCTGGGAACCTATATCGCGTCGATTTTTCTGGAGTCGAAGAAGCGGCCGAATTATATCGTCCGCGACACGCTGGGCTTCGACGACCCGCTGGCCCCTTCATCGCTCATCCCTCATCCCTCATCGCAATCGTGTCGATAG